In Thermotomaculum hydrothermale, a single genomic region encodes these proteins:
- a CDS encoding glycosyltransferase family 2 protein, translated as MPEISIILPVKNQQDYIEKAIDSVYSQTHNDFELIVIDDGSTDETSYILEKLKKKYGFKLLTHKKNLGIVKALNNGLDKASGNYIARMDGDDIMLPERLEKQIEFLNKNPELDLIGTQVEIFKEYEKPPVYCGCRIKSLDIDFSTALKNIQKEKELTEGVKIYQKWNNSLIAHEQMLENLYIDCPIVHPTFFAKKEFFEKLGGYAETEFAEDYDLVFRAVYSGFKLGKVPEILLKWRDHENRETRTNKNLKKDKLFFQKAYFFKNFDKRSKNGVYVIGVGKFGKKLIGALKHYEIELKGVLDFSGKRIRGTVRGIPLITPEQIDSNSYLILAYSLHQNPNEELKQFFNTHKKRIIPFVL; from the coding sequence ATGCCTGAAATTTCAATAATCCTGCCTGTTAAAAACCAGCAAGACTATATTGAAAAAGCAATAGATTCAGTCTATTCCCAGACACACAACGACTTTGAACTAATAGTCATTGACGACGGCTCAACTGATGAAACCTCTTACATTCTTGAAAAACTAAAGAAAAAGTACGGATTTAAACTTTTAACCCATAAAAAAAATTTAGGGATTGTTAAAGCCTTAAACAATGGATTAGATAAGGCAAGTGGGAATTACATTGCAAGAATGGACGGGGACGACATTATGCTCCCTGAAAGGCTTGAAAAGCAGATTGAATTCTTAAACAAAAACCCTGAATTAGACTTAATTGGGACACAGGTTGAGATTTTCAAAGAGTATGAAAAACCACCTGTTTACTGCGGATGCAGGATAAAATCTCTTGACATTGACTTTTCAACAGCATTGAAAAACATTCAAAAAGAAAAGGAGTTAACCGAAGGTGTTAAAATTTATCAAAAGTGGAACAACTCCTTAATTGCCCATGAACAAATGCTTGAAAACCTATACATAGACTGTCCAATTGTCCACCCAACATTTTTCGCAAAAAAAGAATTTTTTGAAAAATTAGGCGGCTATGCTGAAACAGAGTTTGCCGAAGACTATGACCTTGTTTTCAGGGCAGTATATTCAGGATTTAAGTTAGGAAAGGTTCCTGAAATACTCTTAAAGTGGAGAGACCACGAAAACAGAGAAACAAGGACAAACAAGAATTTGAAAAAAGACAAACTATTCTTTCAAAAGGCATACTTTTTCAAAAACTTTGACAAAAGAAGCAAAAACGGAGTTTATGTTATAGGTGTTGGAAAGTTCGGAAAAAAACTAATAGGTGCATTAAAACACTATGAAATTGAACTAAAGGGAGTGCTTGATTTTTCAGGCAAAAGAATTAGAGGCACAGTGAGAGGGATTCCCCTCATTACCCCAGAACAGATTGATTCAAATTCATACCTTATATTAGCCTATTCCTTACACCAGAACCCAAACGAAGAGTTAAAACAATTCTTCAACACCCACAAAAAAAGAATCATTCCCTTTGTTTTATAA
- the serS gene encoding serine--tRNA ligase: protein MLDLKFVRNNLDKVKDMLKKRHTEVDIDKLEKLDIERRNLIGKVEALNSEKKKLGKEIGMLKREGKDASSVMEKMKSISEELNSLEEKLKEIEEEYFSIMKTIPNMFHESVPIGEDESANVEVRRWGEPSCFTFKAKPHWEIGEELDIIDFERAAKITGSRFAVMKGLGARLERALINFMLDTHTKKGYKEVLPPFIVNSKTMYGTGQLPKFEEDLFKLCTEKEYYLIPTAEVPVTNLHSEETLFFEQLPLKYCAYTPCFRAEAGSYGKDVRGLIRQHQFNKVELVKFAHPENSYNELEELTKDAEYILQLLGLPYRVVTLCSGDLGFSAAKTYDIEVWIPSQNTYREISSCSNFEDFQARRAGIKFKDKDGKKKYVHTLNGSGLAIGRTVVAILENYQNEDGSVTIPDALVPYMGGITKITKE from the coding sequence ATGCTTGATTTAAAGTTTGTAAGAAACAACCTTGACAAAGTAAAAGATATGCTTAAAAAAAGGCATACTGAAGTTGACATAGATAAGCTTGAAAAACTTGATATTGAAAGGAGAAACTTAATAGGAAAGGTTGAAGCCTTAAACTCTGAAAAGAAGAAGTTAGGCAAAGAAATAGGAATGTTGAAAAGAGAGGGGAAAGACGCATCTTCAGTTATGGAAAAGATGAAAAGTATAAGCGAGGAATTAAATTCCCTTGAAGAAAAACTAAAAGAAATTGAAGAAGAATACTTTTCAATAATGAAAACAATTCCAAATATGTTTCACGAAAGTGTGCCAATTGGGGAAGATGAAAGCGCAAATGTTGAGGTTAGAAGATGGGGAGAACCATCATGCTTTACATTCAAAGCAAAACCTCACTGGGAAATAGGGGAAGAACTTGACATTATAGACTTTGAAAGGGCTGCAAAGATTACAGGCTCAAGGTTTGCCGTAATGAAAGGCCTTGGGGCAAGGCTTGAAAGAGCTCTCATAAACTTTATGCTTGATACCCATACAAAAAAAGGTTACAAAGAGGTTTTGCCACCCTTTATTGTAAATTCAAAAACAATGTACGGCACAGGGCAATTACCGAAATTTGAAGAAGACTTGTTTAAACTTTGCACTGAAAAAGAGTACTATCTTATCCCCACAGCAGAGGTGCCTGTAACAAACCTTCACTCTGAAGAAACCCTTTTCTTTGAACAACTTCCCTTAAAATACTGCGCCTATACCCCCTGTTTCAGGGCTGAAGCAGGCTCTTATGGAAAAGATGTAAGAGGCTTGATAAGGCAACACCAGTTTAACAAGGTTGAACTTGTAAAATTTGCACACCCTGAAAACTCATACAATGAATTGGAAGAGTTAACCAAAGACGCTGAATACATATTACAACTATTGGGATTACCTTACAGAGTTGTAACATTATGTTCAGGAGATTTAGGGTTCTCCGCTGCAAAAACTTACGATATTGAAGTATGGATACCCTCTCAAAATACCTACAGAGAAATATCATCATGCTCAAACTTTGAAGACTTTCAGGCAAGAAGGGCAGGAATAAAATTCAAAGATAAAGATGGGAAAAAGAAATATGTACACACCCTTAACGGCTCAGGGCTTGCAATAGGGAGAACAGTTGTTGCAATACTTGAAAACTATCAAAATGAAGACGGAAGCGTTACAATCCCTGATGCCCTTGTCCCTTATATGGGGGGAATTACTAAAATCACAAAGGAGTGA
- a CDS encoding IS110 family RNA-guided transposase — translation MKHCTSKKPKLYCGIDLHTKKSYIYIINEQGTKVKSKEIDTEEQTFITFFESLIEENEIYSAIEISSLTFQYCNILKAIGISVYVVNTLKNAYISKSMKKTDKEDAKRLAISLWKEILPEPVYIPSEKEHSLRKLISHRADLVKSRTRLINRIRQRLREKEIKIPLRTLNKAKKIESVLKSISSETQPILHFEISHMFEQFKLLEKQIEQTEQLIHSQINKDADFKEMYNLLLTVPGMGKITSAAFISRVGKNIERFKNVRKLISYFGQCPKIRESGGKTIGNQGITKQGNGMLRGYLSQVAIAVLRSKSCNSIPLKKWYENIKRRKGWKKARVALSRKIAAICYGVLIHKRPYNPMLVTGENKCEKPLITT, via the coding sequence ATGAAACATTGTACCTCAAAAAAACCGAAATTATACTGCGGAATTGACCTGCACACTAAAAAAAGTTACATCTACATTATAAACGAGCAGGGAACAAAGGTTAAAAGCAAAGAAATTGACACTGAAGAGCAAACATTTATTACCTTTTTTGAAAGCCTAATTGAAGAAAACGAAATCTATTCGGCAATTGAAATCAGTTCATTAACCTTTCAATACTGCAACATACTCAAAGCCATAGGAATATCTGTATATGTGGTAAACACCTTAAAAAACGCCTACATCTCAAAGTCAATGAAAAAAACAGATAAAGAAGATGCAAAACGGCTTGCAATAAGCTTATGGAAAGAAATCCTTCCAGAACCTGTATATATCCCGTCGGAAAAAGAACATAGTTTACGCAAACTCATATCCCACCGTGCTGACCTTGTAAAAAGCAGAACAAGGCTAATAAACAGAATAAGGCAAAGATTAAGGGAAAAAGAAATAAAAATACCTTTAAGAACACTCAATAAAGCTAAAAAGATTGAATCTGTTCTAAAAAGCATATCATCTGAAACACAACCTATACTCCACTTTGAAATATCCCACATGTTTGAACAATTCAAACTACTTGAAAAGCAAATAGAACAAACGGAACAATTAATACACTCTCAAATAAACAAAGATGCCGACTTTAAAGAAATGTACAATCTGCTATTAACCGTCCCCGGAATGGGGAAAATAACTTCTGCCGCATTTATCTCAAGGGTAGGAAAAAACATAGAAAGATTTAAAAATGTACGCAAACTCATATCCTACTTCGGTCAATGCCCTAAAATAAGAGAAAGCGGAGGCAAAACAATAGGCAATCAGGGAATAACCAAACAGGGAAACGGAATGCTCAGGGGATACCTCTCACAGGTGGCAATAGCTGTTTTAAGATCAAAAAGTTGTAACTCCATACCGCTAAAAAAATGGTATGAAAACATAAAAAGAAGAAAAGGCTGGAAAAAAGCAAGAGTGGCACTATCAAGAAAAATAGCGGCAATATGCTACGGGGTACTTATACACAAAAGGCCGTATAACCCAATGCTTGTAACGGGAGAAAACAAATGTGAGAAACCATTGATAACAACTTAA
- a CDS encoding D-2-hydroxyacid dehydrogenase produces MKIFVADPIAEKTIEALKNEGHEVVVETELTSEEVGERLQGFDVVIIRSKTKLRRDILEKTSGLKVIIRAGVGLDNVDRVAAKEMGIAVRNTPAASARAVAELVMAHMFSLARKIAYADRTMREGKWEKKKLKGFELGGKTLGIIGVGNIGLTVAKMARGIGMDVLGFDVVDANKPKLEELGGKFLTDMDELIKNSDFITLHVPLNEHTKGFINKDRIYSMKKGACLINTARGGLIDEEALYERLKNGELGGAAFDVFAEEPPKDLKLLELDNFEASPHIGAQTKEAQDRIGDEILKILKEYM; encoded by the coding sequence ATGAAGATTTTTGTTGCTGACCCTATTGCAGAAAAAACAATTGAAGCCTTAAAAAATGAAGGGCATGAGGTTGTGGTTGAAACAGAACTTACAAGCGAAGAAGTTGGAGAAAGGTTACAGGGCTTTGATGTTGTTATTATCAGGTCAAAAACCAAATTAAGAAGAGATATCCTTGAAAAAACAAGCGGATTAAAAGTGATAATAAGGGCAGGCGTTGGACTTGACAATGTTGACAGAGTTGCAGCAAAAGAGATGGGAATAGCCGTCAGGAACACCCCTGCTGCAAGCGCAAGAGCTGTTGCTGAGCTTGTAATGGCTCATATGTTTTCCCTTGCAAGAAAGATTGCTTATGCAGACAGAACAATGAGAGAGGGAAAATGGGAAAAGAAGAAACTGAAAGGCTTTGAATTAGGTGGCAAAACATTAGGAATTATAGGTGTCGGAAACATCGGGCTCACCGTTGCGAAAATGGCAAGGGGAATTGGAATGGATGTTTTAGGCTTTGATGTTGTTGACGCAAACAAACCAAAATTAGAAGAGTTAGGCGGAAAATTCCTTACCGATATGGACGAGTTAATTAAAAATTCCGACTTTATAACCCTTCATGTGCCTTTAAATGAGCATACAAAGGGATTTATCAACAAAGACAGAATTTACTCAATGAAAAAGGGAGCCTGCCTTATAAACACAGCAAGAGGCGGATTGATTGACGAAGAAGCGCTATACGAAAGGCTGAAGAACGGAGAATTAGGTGGAGCGGCTTTTGATGTTTTTGCAGAAGAGCCTCCCAAGGATTTAAAACTCCTTGAACTTGACAACTTTGAAGCATCCCCACACATAGGGGCACAGACTAAAGAGGCTCAGGACAGAATTGGGGACGAAATCCTTAAAATTTTGAAAGAGTATATGTAA
- a CDS encoding MFS transporter: protein MTENALQEEVGFFHPSTRFYRFTVLFFVSLLTYGSYFAYDSIGAIAPTLIKELGVSRSVIGTMYTVYSIAAIVSVFLGGMLIDLIGTRLATIIFATLVTIGAAIVAFAPNVTVLMIGRFIFGAGSESLVVAQSAILARWFKGKELALSFGIALTISRLGTLFSFNTEALIAKHFGNYKAALWAAVIFCAFSLGAAFVYAIMDKHGENILNLPKPLADEKVKLSDVKVFSKSFWYVTILCVTFYSAIFPFTALSTDFFHDKYHLPLTVPSGGGFFYQAFYNIIHMFDTAGGTTTIIIAASMFLAPFAGSLVDKIGKRATLMTFGSVLMVVAYLIMGFTYVPPKYPMMILGAAFVLVPAAMWPSIPLIVEERFQGSAYGLMTMVQNLGLALFPFLNGKLRDVTHSYTASMIMFASLGFVGLIFAYLLKKADAEAGGVLEKP, encoded by the coding sequence ATGACAGAAAACGCATTACAGGAAGAAGTTGGTTTTTTTCACCCTTCCACAAGGTTTTACAGATTCACAGTTCTCTTTTTTGTAAGCCTTTTGACTTACGGCTCTTACTTTGCCTATGACTCAATAGGTGCAATAGCCCCCACCCTGATTAAGGAGTTAGGGGTTTCAAGAAGCGTCATAGGCACAATGTACACTGTCTATTCAATCGCTGCTATTGTTTCAGTTTTCTTGGGCGGAATGCTTATTGACCTTATCGGCACAAGGCTTGCAACAATAATATTTGCAACTCTTGTTACAATAGGTGCTGCTATTGTTGCCTTTGCCCCAAATGTTACCGTGCTTATGATTGGAAGGTTTATCTTTGGTGCTGGAAGCGAATCATTGGTTGTGGCTCAAAGTGCAATCTTGGCAAGGTGGTTTAAAGGAAAAGAGCTTGCCCTATCATTCGGGATAGCCCTTACAATAAGCAGACTTGGAACATTGTTCTCATTTAACACAGAGGCATTAATTGCAAAACACTTTGGAAATTACAAAGCAGCATTGTGGGCAGCGGTAATTTTCTGCGCCTTCTCTTTAGGTGCGGCATTTGTTTACGCAATAATGGACAAACACGGGGAGAATATTTTAAACCTTCCAAAACCTCTGGCTGATGAAAAAGTAAAACTTTCTGATGTAAAAGTTTTCTCTAAATCATTCTGGTATGTAACAATTCTATGCGTTACATTCTATTCCGCAATCTTCCCATTTACCGCACTTTCAACAGACTTTTTCCACGACAAATATCACCTGCCGTTAACAGTGCCAAGTGGTGGTGGCTTCTTCTATCAGGCTTTTTACAACATAATCCACATGTTTGACACAGCAGGCGGAACAACAACAATTATCATTGCAGCTTCAATGTTTCTTGCACCCTTTGCAGGAAGTTTAGTGGACAAAATAGGAAAGCGTGCAACCTTAATGACCTTTGGTTCTGTTTTAATGGTTGTGGCATACCTTATTATGGGATTTACCTATGTACCGCCTAAATATCCAATGATGATTTTGGGAGCAGCATTTGTTTTAGTGCCTGCTGCAATGTGGCCTTCAATACCTCTAATTGTGGAAGAGAGATTTCAGGGCTCTGCATACGGTTTAATGACAATGGTGCAAAACTTAGGGCTTGCTTTATTCCCATTTTTAAACGGAAAACTAAGAGATGTGACCCACTCATACACCGCATCAATGATTATGTTTGCATCATTGGGATTTGTTGGGCTAATCTTTGCTTATCTCCTTAAAAAAGCCGATGCAGAAGCAGGCGGAGTTTTAGAAAAGCCTTAA